The DNA region CTGAACTCCCCTGTCCCCTGTCACCAGTAACCTGTCACCTCACGCGATCGAGTAGCCGCCATCCACCACCAGGTTCTGGCCCGTGACGAAGTTCGAGGCGCGCGAGGCGAGGAAGACGGCGGCGCCTGCTAGTTCTTCGGGTTCGGCGAAACGGCGCGCCGGCGTACGGCCGACGATGCGCTCGTAACTCTCCTTGTCGGCCATCAGCGGCGCGGTCAGGTCGGTGCGCACCCAGCCGGGGATGATGCAGTTGACCCGGATGTTGTCCTTCGCCCAGGCTACGGCCAACGACTTCGTGAGCTGCACCACGCCGCCCTTGCTGGCCGAGTACGACGACACCGTGGGGCTGCCGAACAGCGAGAACTCCGAGCCGATCGTGATCACCCTGCCGCCGCCGTTCGCCAGCAGCGCCGGGTAGGCCGCCTGCGCCGCGTAGAAGACGCCGTTCAGGTTCGTGCCCAGCACGCGCAGCCAGTCGGCTTCCGCCAGCGCCTGCGGCGCCCCGCGCACGGCGATGCCCGCATTGGCCACGACGATGCTCAGCTTGCCGAAGGATTCGAGCGCCGCCCGCACCGCGGCCTGCACGTCCTCACGCCGGCTCACGTCGCAACGCACGCCCAGGCAGCGCCGGCCCAGCGCCTCGATCTCGGCGCGGGCCTCCGCCGTCTTCGCCTCGTTGCGCGCCGCGATCACGATCTCGGCACCGGCCCGCGCCAGCCCTACGGCGATGCCGCGGCCGATGCCGCCGTTGCCGCCCGTCACCAGCGCGACCTCGCCCTTCAGATCGAACTCATCCATCGGTACCGTCCCGGCCAGGGCATCGTGCCGCCGCTCACCACGGCAAACGCCTGCATTCTACGCCCCCCGCCCCTCGCTTGACGTCCTCGATCACGGCTTGACAGCGCTGTGACGCGGGGCGATACTTCGGCGGCCGGTAAACCTTTTCGCGCAAGACGCCTGGCGCGAGGGTGTTCGTGGCTACTATCCGCGACGTCGGCCGCGCGGCGCACGTTTCGATCGCCACGGTCTCGCGCGTGGTCAACGGCGACCGTTCGGTCCACCCCGGCCTGCGCCGGCTGGTCGAGGAAGCGATCGAGCAGCTCGGCTACCGGCCGAACGCCGCCGCGCGCAGCCTGCGCCTCGCCCGCACCGGCACGATCGGCGTCGTCGTGCCCGATCTCACCAATCCCACCTTCACCGACATCCTGCACGGCGTCGAGCAGGTCGCCGCGGCGCGCGGGCGCAACCTCTTCATCTGCGACGCCGCCGGCTCGTTCAGCGCCCAGAGCGCCCACCTCGACCGGCTCTACGGCCAGCGCGTGGACGGCATCCTCATCCACCCACTCGGCCCGTTTCAGGCGCAGATCGCCGCCACGCGGGCGCTGGGCATCCCCGTCGTCGTCATGGGCCAGCGCGCCCCCAGCGGCATGGAGCCCGAGATCGTGGTCGACGAGGCGGACGCTGCGCGTGCCGGCTTCCGCTTGCTCTTCGAGCTGGGCCACCGCCGCATCGGCATGATCATCCGCTCCTACGGCAGCGAGCCCTCGCAGCCGATGGCGAGCATGCCCGTGCGCCTGCGCGACTACCGCGCCGCCCACGACGAAGCGGGCATCCCCGTCGATGAGTCGCTGCTGTTCAGCGCTCAGACGCTGGAAGAGGCGCGGCGGCAGGCGAGCGAGATGCTGGCGCGGCCCGACCGCCCGACCGCCCTGATCGCGGGCATGCACCGCTTCACACCGGGCATGCTGCTCGCCATCCGTGAGGCCGGCCTGCGCATGCCGCGCGACGTCTCGCTGCTGGCGCACGGCGATTCGCTCTGGGCCAACGCCTTCGAGCCGCCGATCAGCGTGATCCGGCTCGACTACAGCGCTTTCGGCCGGCGCGCCGCCGAGCTGTTCTTCGCCGTGGAGGCGGGCGAGGCGCAGGAACAGACCCTGACCCAGCGCTCGGAGCTGGTGGTGCGCCGCACCTGCGTCCCGGCGCGGCTGGTTGCGGCAGCGGCCCATTAGTGCGCAGAATGCCGCACGCGGGGCGCTGCCGCGCCGCCGGCAGCCGCCCACAGTACGCAGGAGCACGATGGTGGAGATCCGCGAATATCTACGCTACTTCATCGACCAACTGCACGGCAACTACGAGAAGGCGCTGGCCGATCTGACGGCGGACGAGTGGCGCCACCGGCCCGGACCGGAGACGAATCACATCGGCTTCACCGCCTGGCACTGGGTGCGCACCGAAGACAACGTGGTCAACTTCGTATTGCAGCGCAAGAACACCGTCTGGCTCGACCAGGGGCTGGACCAGAACTGGCAGTTGCCGAAGGCCGCGCAGGGTACCGGCATGCCGCGCGAGGAAGCGCATGCCATGACCGTGCCACCGCCCGCCGAGTTCTTGCCCTACGCCCGCGCCGTCTGGCAGAGCACCGCGCCCTACTACGCCGCGCTCACGCCGGACGAGCTGGACCGCGTAGTGCGCGTCATGCCCTTCGGCGAAATCCCCGTCTTGCAGGCGCTCGGCCAGATCCTGATCGCGCACGGCAACCAGCACCTGGGCGAGATCTGGCTGACACGCGAGCTGCAGGGCAAGAGCGGCCAGGGCTTCTGACGGACGACCGCCGCGCCCGGGCGTCAATGCGGCAGACCGTCAGCCCGGCCGCACCGCCTTGCCGCCACGGGCCGAGTCGTAGGCCGCCAGCACGACCGCCAGGCTGGCACGCGCTTCGGCGCCGTCCGAGATCGGATGCACGCCCTCGCGCACGGCACGCACGAAGTGGGCGTAGAGGCTGTCCGCCGAATCAGACGGCGGCGCCGCCGCGCTGCGCTGGCCGGCCCCGTCCGAATACAGCAGCAGGAGCGGCTGCGCTGCCGCCGGATCGAGCACCAGCCGGCCGCGCTCGCCCTGCACGGTGACCAGCCTGTCGACGCCGGGCCGCGCCGTCCACGAGGCCTGCATGGTCGCCAGGGCGCCGCCGGCGAAGCACAGCAACACCAGCGCATTGTCGTCGGCGAAGGTGGGTTTCTGCACCCGCGCCGTCATCGCCATGACGTCCACCACCGGCTCGCCCACGAACCAGCGCAGAATATCGACCATGTGAATGCCGAGGTCGAGCAGGGCGCCGCCTCCGGCCGCGTCCTCCCGCCAGAACCAGTCGCTCGTCGCGCCCCGGGCCCCGTCCGGGCCGGCGTGGCCGAAGACGCCGCGGGCGGAGAAGATGCGGCCGATCGCGTCCGCCGCCAACTCCCGCCGTGCCGCCGCGAAGAGCGGCTGAAAGCGCAGATTGTGCGCCACCATCAGCACCGTGCCGGCGGCGCGAGCCGCCTCGATCATCGCGTCGGCCTCGGCCAGCGAGACGGCCATCGGCTTCTCGACCAGCACGTGCTTGCCGGCGCGAGCCGCGGCGATCGCGATCTGGGCGTGCAGCGCGTTCGGCGTGCAGATCGACACGGCGTCGATCTCCGGGTCGGCCACGAGCTCCTGCCAGTGTGCGTAGACGCGCAGCACGGAGAACTGCGCCGCGGCCGCCTGGGCGGTCCCGACATGGCCGCTGGCGACGGCGACAAGCCGCGCGTGCGGATCGGCGGCGAAGGCGGGCAGATGCGCGCGGCGGGCGATCAGGCCGCAGCCGACCAGGCCGATGCCGGTGGCTGCGCACATCGCTACGCCAGGTCCGCCGGGCGCGGCGCGGCGCCCTGCCGGCGCACGACGATGCGCAGGGCGTCCGCCTCGACGTGCAGCGCGATCTGCGCCCCGGCGGCCGCGGCCAGCGGCGCAAACACGTCGAACAGCGCCCGCATCGCCGCGGGCGTCGCGCCGAACGGTGCCAGCACCGAAGCCCAGTCGGCGTCGCTCAGCCCCAGCGGCACCAGGCCCAGCGTCGCCGTGGCCTCGTCGGCGCCCGGCTGCACCTCGCGCACGGCGTAGCCGGTGGAGGCGAGGTTCTCCAGCACCAGGTGCAGCACCGCGTCGGCGCCGTGGCCGTGCAGCCCTGCCCAGGTCGGCGCCAGCCGCTCGGCCACGCGCTCGATCAGGCGCTGCGGCTCGACGCCGGCCTCCGGCAGCAGGCCGAGCGCCGCGGCGAGGAAGACGTGGAAGTTGAAGCCGGCGCGCAGCAGCAGGCTCTCGAGATCGGGCCCAGCGTCGGCATCCGGCGGCGGCGCCTCAGCCACCGGCCGCGTCCGCGCCGGCGATCGGCAGCCGCACCGTGAACAGCGAGCCGTCGCCCGGCGTGCTGGCGACGGCGATCGTGCCGCCGTGCCGCTCCACGATCTCCCGGCAGATGTAGAGACCGAGCCCGAGGCCGCCGGCGTACTGCGCCGCGTTCTCCGCCCGGTAGAAGCGTTCGAACAGGTGCTGCTGCGCCTCGGCCGGGATGCCGATGCCCCGGTCGCGCACGGCGACCGTCGCCCAGCCGTCGTGCCGCAGCAGGGTCACGTCGATGGGGGCGCGGGCATCGCTGTACTTGGCCGCGTTGTCGAGCAGGTTGTTGAACACCTGCTGCAGCCGGGCGCCGTCGCCGTTGGTCTGCAGGCTCTCCGGCAGGTGCAGGCGGATCTCGCCCTCGCGCTGCGGCGCCAGGAGGGCAACCGCGCCGCGCAGCAGGACGCTGAGGTCGCAGGGCTGCATGGTGAGCGAAAGGCGCCCGCTGCGGATGCGCGAGACGTCGAGCAGATCGTCCACCAGCAGCGCCATCTGCGCCGTCTGCTCGGTGATGCCGGCCAGCGCGGCGGCGATGTGCTCCGGCTCGAGCTGCGCGTAACGGCGTTCCAGCAGTTGCGCCAGGCCGCGGATGCTGGTGATCGGCGTGCGCAGCTCATGGCCGGCGATCGAGAGAAACTCGTCGCGCAGGCGATCCATCTCGCGCAGGCTGGTGATGTCCTGGAAGACCATGATCACCGCCGCGAGCTGGCCGCCGGCGTCGCGGATAGGCGCCACGTTGGAGACGATCGGCAGCTCCTTGCCGTCGGCGTGGCGCACGATCTGCTCCTCGCCCAGCACCGGCCGGCCCGTGCTGAAGGTGCGCACGATCGGCTCGTCGCCGGGCTGATAGAGCCGGCCGTCCGCCTGCAGGAAGCCGTAGTGGGCGCCGAAGCTGACCAGCGGCATCTCCGGGTCGACGCTGCGGCCCAGGATCTGCTCGGCGCTGCGGTTGCTCATCTCCAGGCGCGCGGCCGCATCAAACAGCAGCACGCCCTCCGGCAACTGGTCGAGCACGGCCTGCAGACGTGAGCGCTCCGTCTCCGCCTGCTCGCGCTTCTGCACGCCGTCGAGGTCCGCGCCGATCTGGGCGGCCAGCGCCTCCAGCAAGGCAAGCTCGTCGCGGTTGGGCACGTGGCGTTCCTTGCCCGCCAGCGTCAGCAGGCCGAAGCGCCGGGCGCCGGCGGCCAGCGGCAGGTTGACGAAGGTGGCGGCGCCGCTGGCGGCCACCACGCGGCGCGCGGCCTCGTTGCCCGGCCGGTCGCGCTCGGTATCGAAGATCGTGGGGCGATCGCCCAGCAGCGCCTGTGTGGCGCGGAGCGCCGGTCCCAGCGGCGTGGCCGAGAGCAGCGCCGCCGCTCGGCTGGGAAAGCCCGCGTGCGCGAGGAAGACCAGCGCATCGCCCTCCTCGGCGAAGACGGCGGCCATGTTCACCCAGGGCAGGTGAGAAACCACACGGCGGCAGACGGCGCGGGCGGCGTGCCGCAGCTCGCCGGCGTGGCTGACACCGCGCCGCACCTCGTCCATCAGGCGCAGCGCCTGCTCGCGCGCCACCGCGTCCGACGTGTCACGCCAGACCGTCACCGCGCCGACGATGGCGCCGCCGGGGTCACGCAGCGGGTTGCCGGTGATCTCGAAGTGGCGGTCGTGCCCGTCGGCCATGCGGAAGACGCGCTGCGCCTGCGAGCTGCGCCCGGCCAGCGCCCGCGAGAGCACGGAGTCGCCGGGGCGCAGGCGCCGCCCCAGGCGGTCGCGCGGCAGCACGATCTCGGGCGCGGCCACCAGCGGCCCATCGCTGAGCCCGGCGGCCGCCAGCAGGGCATGATAGGCCGCGTTGCCGCTGCGCACGCGGCCGGCGGCATCGTAGAGCGCGACGGGATCGCTCATGCTCTCCAGCAGCGTGTCCACGCTCGCCCGGTCGATCGCCGCGGGCATGAGCATGGTGGCCGGCGGCTCATGGACGCCGTCGCGCAGCAGGTCGGCGCAGGCGGCAAGAAAGGCGCGGTCGATCGCCTCGCCCGCCGCGAACGGCCCCACCAGCAGGAGATAGTCAACGCCGCCGCGGACGAACGACGCCAGCGCCCAGCAGCAGCCGTCGCCGTCGACGAAGTCCGCCACGTCACCGTCAAGCGCGTCGCCGGCATGCTCGTGCGCCGCAGCCGCGACTGCCGCCGGCAGCTCCGAGCCGTCGAGGTCATCCGGCAGCGCGGCACCGTCGCGCCGCAGCACAGCGCCATGTGCGGCTCCGAGCGCGCCGGCCGCCAGCGCCCCGGCCTCGCGCAGCGCCGCCGACGGCTCGCCGGCGACGCGCGGTTGGGCCAGCGCGTAGAGCGCCTGCAACCGCGCCTGCTCGGCAAGGGCGGCGGGCGAGGCAGGTTGGGAGGCGGCGGGATGCGGCGTAGCCCTCTCGCTGGTCGTCATCGCTCCTCGCGGGCCGGCGGCGCCGCTGTCCGTGCCGCCGGCTGCGCCATCCATGATAGCGGATCGGGCCGGGCGGCCCTCACCCCCGGCCCCTCTCCCAACCCTGGGAGAGCGGAGTTCTTGACTACGCCGCCCGCTCTCTGTTCCCTCTTCCCTATTCCCTGCCGCATAGCCCGCATAGCTGTCGGCGGGGGCTTGCAGCGCTAGGCGCTTCGCTGCCAGAATATCGCACAGATGTTCTGATTAGCCGCGGCCGGCAGCGGCGTGGAAGCAGGAGCGGAGCGGTGCCCTTCATCGTGCGGCGAGGAGCGGCGCGCGGCGCCTGGCGGCTGGAGGCCGAAGTGCCTTCCGCGGGCACGGCGTTGCGCATCCTCGAACGCTGGGCGCGCGAGTTCCCGTACGAGTACGCCGAGGTCGAGGGGATCGCCGGCGTCTTCGCCACGCACGACCCGGCCACGCACGCGATCGCCCGGCGGCCCCGTCCGGGGCGCGGAACGAGGGAACGAGGAACGAGGAAATAGGAAAGAGGAGCGGGCCACGGAACCCCTATTTCCTTCATCCTATTTCCTGTCCCCTGCTCCCTGTTCCCTGTAACCTGTCACCTGTCACCTGTCACCTACCCCCGGGAGGGAGTCCGATGCAGTACCAGACGCTGCTCGTGGAGCGCGAGGGCCACATCCTGATCGTCACGCTGAACCGGCCGGAGCGGCTCAACGCCCTCTCCGCCGAGCTGACGGCCGAGCTGGGCAGCCTGCTCGCCGAGCTGGCGCAGGGCGAGGAGGACGTGCGCTGCCTCGTGCTCACCGGCGCGGGCCGCGCCTTTTGCGCCGGCGGCGATACGGGCGGCATGCCCGGCGGCGCCAGCGAACGGCCGCGGCGCAGCGCCGAGGCGGTACGACGCAGCTTCCGCGGCGCCCAGGCCGTCGTGCTCGGCCTGCAGCGGCTGGAGATTCCCACGATCGCCATGGTCAACGGCGACGCGGTGGGCGCCGGCTTCGACCTCGCCTGCGCCTGCGACCTGCGCACGGCGGCGCAGAACGCCCGCTTCATGGTGGCCTACCGGCGCATCGGCCTGATTCCCGGCTGGGGCGGCGCCTGGCTCTACGCACGGCGGCTGGGGCTGAGCAAAGCAGCAGAGCTGATGTTCACCGGCGACTTCATGCCCGCCGAGGAGGGCTACCGCCTGGGCATGATCAGCCGCGTGACGCCGCCCGAAGAGCTGCGCGCGGAGACGCTGGCGCTGGCCGGGCGCATCGCCAGCGGCCCGCCGATCTCGCTGCGGCTGATGAAGCAACTGCTCTACCGCGGCCAGCAGACGGACCTGGAAACGGCGATGCTGATGGCCGCCACCGGCTCCTCGATCACCCTGCTTTCGGAAGACCACGTCGAGGGCATCGGCGCCTTCCGCGAGAAGCGCGCCCCGAACTTCGCCGGCCGCTGATGGCAGGGAATAGGGAACAGGGAATAGAGGGCGTGGGGCGTAGGGACGCACGGCGTGCGCCCTTCGCGGCGCCGGGAACGCGAATCGGGCTGGCCGTACACGGCCCTCCTGTCACCGGCCAGCGGCAACCACCCCGCGCCCTGCGCCCTCGTTATGCTAAGCGGCGCTTGACAGATGAGAACCAAAGTTCTGTACAGAGCGCATGAACGAACCGCCCGACGCCGCCGCGAACCGCTCCGCCGCGGCCCGCGCCCGCGCGATCGAGCAACTCCGCAAATGGACCTGGAACCCGGCCTCTACTGCCCGCGGTTCATCTGCGACGCCTGCGAGCGGCCGATCACGCACCACAAGGATGGTCTCTACCTCTGGTTGCGACGCGCCCGGCTCGAACAGCCTGCGGCCGCGACAGCACCGGTGATCGCCTCCGTCCACAATGACGGCTGCGATCGCGACTTCGAGCGGCGGCAACAGCTCGGCCGCCGGGTCTGGGGGCCGATTGGCGCCCTGCTCGCCTTCCTCGCCAGCGACCCGGAGCTGCAGCCGCGCGATTTCGTGAAGGTCCGACGGCGCTCGGCGCTGCGGAACAAGATCGCCCGCTCGCGCTACGACTGACGCTCCGGCCGGCCGGGCGCCTCGTAGCGCGGCAGCAGCCCGGAAGGCGGTTCCAGCAGCGATTTCACCAGCCACCAGCTCGTGCTGCCGGCGCGCAGCCGGTGCAGCTCCGGCGGCGCCGCCTCAACCTCGTCCACGTCGTCACCGGCCTGCAGGACGCCGCCGGTGGCGCGGGCATGAAAGGCGATCACGATCTGGTCGGGGCGCTGCGCGTAAACGTGTGTGCCCATGTAGCGCACCAGCTCGGCGTCGAGGCCGGTTTCCTCCTTGACCTCGCGCAGGGCCGCGTCCTCGGCCCGCTCGCCGCGGGGAATGAAGCCGGAGACGACGGACCAGCGCCCCGGCTCGAAGCTGTTTTTGCGCGTATAGACGACGCGGCCGTCGTCCAGCGTCACCAACACGAGCGTGACCGGCGTGGGCGGGTCGTACCAGGTCCAGCCGCAGGCCGTGCAGAACTGCCGGTCGTAGCCGCTCTCGTCGGGACCGAAGCCGAGCGCTGTGCCACAATCGCCGCAGTGCTTCACGAGGAAATAGGATACAGGAAATAGGAAATAGCTGGGGATGCTCGTTCCTATTTCCTATTTCCTCGTTCCTATTTCCTGGAGCGAGCGAAGGGAGCGACCAGTGGCACGCATCGCCTATGTCACGGACGAGAGCGGCTCTGAAGAAGTGAAACAGGAGTTTGCGCGGCTGCGCGCGGCGCGGGGCAGCAGCCCCGGCCACCTCTACCAACTGCTGGCGCACAGTCCAAAGCTGATGCAGCGCTGGGGCGCCTTCGCCGAGACGCTGCGCGGCTTCGACCAGGACGGCTCGGTCAGCCTGGACGCGCGCAGCCGCGAGCTGGCGATCATCCAGGTAGCCCGCGTCAGCGGCGCCGACTACGAGTGGGCGGCGCACCTGCCGCTCGCCCGCCGCGAAGGCGTGACGGAGGAGCAGGTGCAGGCGCTGCTGCGCGAAGATCCGGGCCCCTTCTCGCCCGCCGAGCGCGCCCTGCTGGCCTATGCCGCCGAGTCCACGCGCCGCGTGCAGGTCTCGAACGCCACCTTCGCCGGCCTGCGCGCCCACTTCGACGACCGCCACATCCTCGAGCTGGCGATCACCGTCGGCTTCTACAACTGCGTGGCGCGCGTGCTCGAAGGGCTGGCCATCGACCTGGAGCCGGGCATGCAGCGGATCGAGGAAATAGGAGTCAGGAAATAGAAAATAGGAACGAGAAACGAGGAGCGCGGAATTCGTTCCTATTTTCTATTTTCTCGTTCCTATTTCCTCCCGGCGGAGCCGCTCGCATGCCGCCGCTCACTGACTGGCTGCAGGTGCTCGCCTCGGTCGGCTCCTTGCTCAGCGGGCTGGGGCTTGTGGGCACAATGTGCTCGCTGCTGATCTTCGCGCGGCAGGCGCGGGCCAGCGAGCAGGCGAGCATCGCCACCGCCTATCAGGCGATCGTCACCGCCGGCTCCAACAACAATATGCTCTATCTGGACCACCCGGAGTTGCTCGAAGCGCTCAACGACCCGAAGTACGCGGAGGGCGAGTGGGACTTCGCGCGGCTGCGCGGTGAAGATCCGCGGCTGATCCTCGTCTGTGCACAGGTGCTCGACTACTACGAGCTGGTGCTGGTGACCATGGGCGCCTTCCCCCGCCACCTGCGCCAGGAATGGCAGGACTATATCCGTAGTATGTTGCAGCGCCAGTCCGTGGTGCGGCAGGTGCTGCTGACCACCGACTGGTACACCGAGGAGCTGCGATCGTTAGGGCGTCGGGAAGGGGTGTAGGCTGTGGGAGCGCCCCGCGGCCAATCATCCTTACGTCCTACGCCCCACGCCCCACCCCCTATGGAGACGCCCATGAACCCGCATCCGGCCTTCGTCATCACGAGCGCCAACATCTTTGACGCCGAGGCCGGTTCGCTGAGGCCGGGCCTCGACGTACGCGTCGAAGACGGGCGCATCGCCGCCATCGGCCGCGCGCTGCCGCGCGCCGCCGCCGAAGTGGTGGACGCCGCGGGGCTGACGCTGCTGCCCGGCCTGATCGATTGCCACGTGCACCTCGCCTACGACGGCCGCCCCGGCGAGCCGCTCGACCCGGTGGACCCGGTCGCCGTCTACGCCTGGCGCATGGCAAACAACGCCCGGGCCACGCTGCGCGCCGGCTTCACCACCGTGCGCGACCTCGGCGCCCCGCACGCGATCAACTGCGAGCTGATGCGCGCCGTCGAGCAGGGCATGGTCGTGGGGCCGCGCATCGTGTCCGCCGGGCGCATGGTGACGATGACCGGCGGCCACGGCTGGCCGATCGGCCGCGAGGCGGACGGCGCCGATGAGGTGCGCAAGGCCGTGCGCGAGCAGCTCAAGGCCGGCGCCCGCGCGATCAAGCTGATGGCCAGCGGCGGCGTGATGACACCGGGCGTGGACCCGCGCTCGCCGCAGCTCGGCCTGGAGGAGCTGCGCGCCGGTGTGGAGGAGGCGCACAAGGCGGGGGTGAGGACGGCCTCGCACGCGCAGGCGGCAGCGGGCATCCGCAACGCTGTCTTCGCCGGCATCGACTCGATCGAGCACGGCATCTACCTCGAAGACGACGTGATCGCGGAGATGAAGCGGCGCGGCACGGTGCTGGTGGCCACGATCGCGGCGCCGCACAACATCAACCTGCTGGGCGAGGGCGCCGGCATGCCGCCGCACGTGCTGGAGAAGTCGCGCATGGTGGCCGAGGCGCACCTCGACTCGTTCCGCCGCGCCCGCCGCGCCGGCCTGCTGCTTGCCTCCGGCACCGACGCGGGCACACCGGGCAACTATCACGGCCAGAACGCGCAGGAGCTGCGGCTGATGGTCGAGCACGGCCTCTCCGCGCCCGAGGCGATCGCTGCCGCCACGGTCACCGCCGCCGCGCTGCTGGGGCTGGGCGAGCGCACAGGCCGCCTCGCGCCGGGCTTCGCCGCCGACCTGCTGCTTCTGGCCGGCGACCCGCTTCAAGAGATCGGCCTGCTGGAGCGGCCCGAGGCGATCCGCGGCGTCTGGCTGGAGGGCAAGCGGGCCGTGTAGGCGGGGCGGCCCGTTCAATCGCCCGCGGCCGGCTGTGCCAGCGCCGGCGCCGAGGCTTCCCCTGGCCGCGACGGGGACGCGGGGAAGGACAGGCGCCCCATCCTCCGTGCCGCGAGCAGCCCAAGCAGCAGGCCGGCGAGCCCGATGGCGTAGGCCGCGGCGATGCCGTGCGCCTCGCCCCAGCCGGCGCCGCGTGCGAGGGCGATGGCGCCGCCGCCCAGCCCCGCCGCGACCGCGACGGAGAGCGATTCGGCCAGCGTGAGCGCCGCGGAGGCCATGCCCTCTTCGCCCGCGCCGGCGAGACCGAGCACGATCACGCTGAGCGTCGGATAGGCGATGCCCATGCCCAGCCCGCCGACCGCCCAGCCGGCCACCGTCGCCCAGGGCGACAGCGCCGTGTCGAGCACCGGCACGGCCGCCAGCACGCCGCCGACCAGTACCAGCAGCAGACCAAGCGAGGCGCGGGGCGAGCGTCCGGCGCCGTCGTCGCGCTGATCCAGCCGCGCCTGCAGCCAGGAGCCGGCGGTCCAGCTCAGGCCGGCGGCGGTAAGAATCGTGCCGGCCTCGGTCGCCGTGAGGCCGCGCAGCCGGGTCAAGCCCAACGGCAGGAACGCCTCGACGCCGAAGTAGCCGAAAGTAAGCAGCCCGCGCACCGCCAGCGCCGCCGGCAGCCCCGGCCGCGCCGTCAGCGTGCCGGCGGGGAACAGCCGTCGCAGCGCGGGCACGCCGAGCCAGAGCCCGGCCACCGCCAGCGGCCAGACGAGCACGGCGGCGCCTGTATCGAGCGCGGCGAGGAACAGGACCGCCCCCGCCGCCAGCCGCACGGCCAGCCAGCCGCGACCCGCGGCGGAGCGCTCGGCCGCAGGGTCGCTGCCGAGGCCGCG from Dehalococcoidia bacterium includes:
- a CDS encoding glucose 1-dehydrogenase, yielding MDEFDLKGEVALVTGGNGGIGRGIAVGLARAGAEIVIAARNEAKTAEARAEIEALGRRCLGVRCDVSRREDVQAAVRAALESFGKLSIVVANAGIAVRGAPQALAEADWLRVLGTNLNGVFYAAQAAYPALLANGGGRVITIGSEFSLFGSPTVSSYSASKGGVVQLTKSLAVAWAKDNIRVNCIIPGWVRTDLTAPLMADKESYERIVGRTPARRFAEPEELAGAAVFLASRASNFVTGQNLVVDGGYSIA
- a CDS encoding LacI family DNA-binding transcriptional regulator → MATIRDVGRAAHVSIATVSRVVNGDRSVHPGLRRLVEEAIEQLGYRPNAAARSLRLARTGTIGVVVPDLTNPTFTDILHGVEQVAAARGRNLFICDAAGSFSAQSAHLDRLYGQRVDGILIHPLGPFQAQIAATRALGIPVVVMGQRAPSGMEPEIVVDEADAARAGFRLLFELGHRRIGMIIRSYGSEPSQPMASMPVRLRDYRAAHDEAGIPVDESLLFSAQTLEEARRQASEMLARPDRPTALIAGMHRFTPGMLLAIREAGLRMPRDVSLLAHGDSLWANAFEPPISVIRLDYSAFGRRAAELFFAVEAGEAQEQTLTQRSELVVRRTCVPARLVAAAAH
- a CDS encoding DinB family protein gives rise to the protein MVEIREYLRYFIDQLHGNYEKALADLTADEWRHRPGPETNHIGFTAWHWVRTEDNVVNFVLQRKNTVWLDQGLDQNWQLPKAAQGTGMPREEAHAMTVPPPAEFLPYARAVWQSTAPYYAALTPDELDRVVRVMPFGEIPVLQALGQILIAHGNQHLGEIWLTRELQGKSGQGF
- a CDS encoding Gfo/Idh/MocA family oxidoreductase, which gives rise to MCAATGIGLVGCGLIARRAHLPAFAADPHARLVAVASGHVGTAQAAAAQFSVLRVYAHWQELVADPEIDAVSICTPNALHAQIAIAAARAGKHVLVEKPMAVSLAEADAMIEAARAAGTVLMVAHNLRFQPLFAAARRELAADAIGRIFSARGVFGHAGPDGARGATSDWFWREDAAGGGALLDLGIHMVDILRWFVGEPVVDVMAMTARVQKPTFADDNALVLLCFAGGALATMQASWTARPGVDRLVTVQGERGRLVLDPAAAQPLLLLYSDGAGQRSAAAPPSDSADSLYAHFVRAVREGVHPISDGAEARASLAVVLAAYDSARGGKAVRPG
- a CDS encoding ATP-binding protein, producing the protein MTTSERATPHPAASQPASPAALAEQARLQALYALAQPRVAGEPSAALREAGALAAGALGAAHGAVLRRDGAALPDDLDGSELPAAVAAAAHEHAGDALDGDVADFVDGDGCCWALASFVRGGVDYLLLVGPFAAGEAIDRAFLAACADLLRDGVHEPPATMLMPAAIDRASVDTLLESMSDPVALYDAAGRVRSGNAAYHALLAAAGLSDGPLVAAPEIVLPRDRLGRRLRPGDSVLSRALAGRSSQAQRVFRMADGHDRHFEITGNPLRDPGGAIVGAVTVWRDTSDAVAREQALRLMDEVRRGVSHAGELRHAARAVCRRVVSHLPWVNMAAVFAEEGDALVFLAHAGFPSRAAALLSATPLGPALRATQALLGDRPTIFDTERDRPGNEAARRVVAASGAATFVNLPLAAGARRFGLLTLAGKERHVPNRDELALLEALAAQIGADLDGVQKREQAETERSRLQAVLDQLPEGVLLFDAAARLEMSNRSAEQILGRSVDPEMPLVSFGAHYGFLQADGRLYQPGDEPIVRTFSTGRPVLGEEQIVRHADGKELPIVSNVAPIRDAGGQLAAVIMVFQDITSLREMDRLRDEFLSIAGHELRTPITSIRGLAQLLERRYAQLEPEHIAAALAGITEQTAQMALLVDDLLDVSRIRSGRLSLTMQPCDLSVLLRGAVALLAPQREGEIRLHLPESLQTNGDGARLQQVFNNLLDNAAKYSDARAPIDVTLLRHDGWATVAVRDRGIGIPAEAQQHLFERFYRAENAAQYAGGLGLGLYICREIVERHGGTIAVASTPGDGSLFTVRLPIAGADAAGG
- a CDS encoding enoyl-CoA hydratase-related protein, whose product is MQYQTLLVEREGHILIVTLNRPERLNALSAELTAELGSLLAELAQGEEDVRCLVLTGAGRAFCAGGDTGGMPGGASERPRRSAEAVRRSFRGAQAVVLGLQRLEIPTIAMVNGDAVGAGFDLACACDLRTAAQNARFMVAYRRIGLIPGWGGAWLYARRLGLSKAAELMFTGDFMPAEEGYRLGMISRVTPPEELRAETLALAGRIASGPPISLRLMKQLLYRGQQTDLETAMLMAATGSSITLLSEDHVEGIGAFREKRAPNFAGR
- a CDS encoding NUDIX domain-containing protein; protein product: MKHCGDCGTALGFGPDESGYDRQFCTACGWTWYDPPTPVTLVLVTLDDGRVVYTRKNSFEPGRWSVVSGFIPRGERAEDAALREVKEETGLDAELVRYMGTHVYAQRPDQIVIAFHARATGGVLQAGDDVDEVEAAPPELHRLRAGSTSWWLVKSLLEPPSGLLPRYEAPGRPERQS
- a CDS encoding carboxymuconolactone decarboxylase family protein, encoding MARIAYVTDESGSEEVKQEFARLRAARGSSPGHLYQLLAHSPKLMQRWGAFAETLRGFDQDGSVSLDARSRELAIIQVARVSGADYEWAAHLPLARREGVTEEQVQALLREDPGPFSPAERALLAYAAESTRRVQVSNATFAGLRAHFDDRHILELAITVGFYNCVARVLEGLAIDLEPGMQRIEEIGVRK
- a CDS encoding amidohydrolase family protein, with amino-acid sequence MNPHPAFVITSANIFDAEAGSLRPGLDVRVEDGRIAAIGRALPRAAAEVVDAAGLTLLPGLIDCHVHLAYDGRPGEPLDPVDPVAVYAWRMANNARATLRAGFTTVRDLGAPHAINCELMRAVEQGMVVGPRIVSAGRMVTMTGGHGWPIGREADGADEVRKAVREQLKAGARAIKLMASGGVMTPGVDPRSPQLGLEELRAGVEEAHKAGVRTASHAQAAAGIRNAVFAGIDSIEHGIYLEDDVIAEMKRRGTVLVATIAAPHNINLLGEGAGMPPHVLEKSRMVAEAHLDSFRRARRAGLLLASGTDAGTPGNYHGQNAQELRLMVEHGLSAPEAIAAATVTAAALLGLGERTGRLAPGFAADLLLLAGDPLQEIGLLERPEAIRGVWLEGKRAV